In Methanosarcina siciliae T4/M, one genomic interval encodes:
- a CDS encoding MarR family winged helix-turn-helix transcriptional regulator, whose product MDSECGRKVRLMNLEFRALYTKLFEDRFFRKMAASQNAEIKELNKNQPLVIMLIGLVKEIMPSTIGTYTGMDRSSLSRMVDSLEEKGFVRRKNDPADRRKVLVSLTEKGERCYEFLNEITEEIAAEILGLGEEQDFRDFEKSLETMLRVLRKIDSAITSRK is encoded by the coding sequence ATGGACTCTGAATGCGGTAGAAAAGTAAGGTTGATGAACCTTGAATTCCGGGCACTTTACACTAAACTATTTGAAGATCGGTTTTTCCGCAAAATGGCTGCCTCTCAAAATGCCGAAATCAAGGAACTTAACAAAAACCAGCCTCTCGTTATCATGCTAATAGGACTGGTAAAGGAAATTATGCCCTCTACCATCGGGACTTATACGGGTATGGACCGGAGCAGTCTTTCGAGAATGGTGGATTCCCTGGAAGAGAAAGGCTTTGTCCGGAGAAAAAACGATCCTGCAGATCGGAGAAAGGTCCTCGTTTCCTTAACTGAAAAAGGCGAGAGGTGCTATGAGTTCCTGAATGAAATCACTGAGGAAATAGCTGCCGAGATTCTGGGCCTGGGTGAAGAGCAAGATTTCAGGGATTTTGAAAAGAGCCTTGAAACAATGTTGCGAGTCCTGAGAAAAATCGATTCTGCAA